GGAGATCTGAGTTTCCATGAAAACGAGAATGTAAACCAATAATGCTGGAACGATGCAAGCCATGGCCATCCACAGTGGTATTGGTTTCTGCATTCCAACGGGTGAGACGATCCAATCTCTACCAGGTACAGTCGGTGACAGGCCTTCTGGAACCAACAGCTTTTCCGTCTTCACTTTGGCCAAGTAATCTATCAGCACAAACACGATGATGCTGATCGGTACACCAAAGTCACCGAAAGCTCTCCTGGCGCTTCGTCCAAGATAATGACTGTTACGGAAAATACGCAGGTAGTAAGCACCGAGAAATGTGCCGAGACATAGGATAGTGCACATAAGCGCGGTGTTCGGTTGATTGATCAACAATCCGGCGGCATTATAGGCCGGTATCAGAGTATCAGGTTTTTCTAGTGGAATGACTATCGTGTCACCGGTTTCGGGAGAAACGACCTTCATCTCAGCTACGTTCAGTGGTTCTTGATATGATGTCAGGTTATTTTCAGGAATGAAACTGTACTCGTCGAGAAGTGGATTCTTCACAAAATAATTGTAAAGCTTGATAAAAGTCTCGACAATGTAGAGGATGGAAATTAAACCGGTGAAGATTTCCTCGGTGAAACGGGTGAATAGTCTGACCAAGACGGACCCCTCGACGCAAGCAATGGCCAGGGCTATGATCCCCATCCACGCACCCACGTACACCCTTACGGTTAAGAACTCCAGCTCATTGGCCAGACAGAAGTTGTACAAACTTTCGTCGAACAGTAAGAGAGGACCGGTTGTACCGATGATGACCAGAGGTTGAGTCGAGAATAGAGCCATTACTATGCCGGTCCAAGATCCAGAAATCAGGGTCTCCGATATACCGATGATGTTATGCGTCTTGTCGCTCATCAGACCACCGAAAGTGATGGCTGTACAAAGAGCAGCAAAATACATGAAGATGGCTGCTGCCAGGCAAGACGAGTTCAAGCCGTCGGTAAGGTCGGACAAATAATAGGGGTAACGTCTTTTGATGTCGTTGATCAGGCCACCGAACGGACGTTTGGTTCTGCGTAAGGGATCAAGATCGTCGGGaggttttttttcttcttcgccgGCAAGAAGAGCTgtggaaaaagaatattttgatAATGTCTTGAAATCATGTTACACTTATTACGTTTCGAAATCGGTGATTCGATGGGCAGCAACCTAACATTTATGACAACGAAACTTACCCTTCTTAACAGCGGCCTCGCTTTGAATTGGTTTGCTCTTTTCCTCGAGCGCTTTAGCTTTTCGTTGCCTGATCGCTTCGCTTTTCGCCTTCAACTCGTTGAACGGCAGCAACGCTTGTCGTTCCCAATCCCCGGGAGGCAAAACGATCGAGTCGTCCAAGAACTCGTTGATCGCGGACAGAAGTTCACGCCTCTCGTTAGCTTTGTAAGCGACTTTATGGAACGACGTATTGGCCATCAGCGTGGCGATCGATCTACCGATTTCGTGATAATCTAGATCAGCGTTCCTTGGCCCCAGCAACGTGAACATGAATCTTACTGGTATCGTGACTTCCGTGATCGATGGCATGAACGCACCCTCGGCCAGTCTCACGAAAGCGATCGTCGGCTGGTCCAGAAAATCAACAGCACCGACCAACACGACCGTCGCCTCGGCACCAGCTGGGATCCTTTTCAGGATGTAATCGTTATGGCTCCTCTTCAAGTCTTCGTTGCTGCTCGTAAACGTCAGCTCTTCCTTCATGTCTACCACCGTGTGATTGGTGTCCAGGGCTAAATTCGACGACAAGATCTTCGGTTTTGTGTCGTTCAAGTTCTAGAGGGGAGCAATATTCAGATGTtagacgatttttttttttaaacattcatCGATTTACGTACGTATGCGATACGTATGGATCGCAGGCAAAGAGGTTTCAAAAGATTTACATGTCCCTACGTGGACAAGCGTGAGACCGTTTTTTATAATCAGAGGCGGATGACAAAGCGTTTCTCGGATAATGTTTGATGTTAATTCTAGAGGTAATCGGCTATTCGTTTAACTTATTCAAGAGGGTTACCGAGTTAATCAAACATCATCTCTCTACGAAAAAATCCGCCTCTGCTTTGCGGTTAGCAAAAGTTAAATACCCGTAGCTGAAATACATATGTACACTGTATGAAATAAAAGTTCAACAAGTGGGGTGCACATAAAGCAGAAATAAAAACGATTAAACGGATCGTTAAACGGGTCTACGTAATACAAAAATACGTACACGAACGAATggcaaaagaaaatatagaaaaaaatgtagaagggtaaaaaataaaaaaaataaaaatatcgattTAAACGgcataaaatttcaatgaacGAAAGTGCATTTCTAATTAGGACATAACGATCAAGCTTACACCCTATTTCGGATGCTTAAAACGGCtactaaataaaatttgtaagtgctgaatataaaaaaataaaaattgcaagctATGGACTTACAGGTGTTGTGCTACAATACAAGTCATAGGGTGtctattttgataaaaatgatgaaaatatttaaatttagcaCACGTGTTCAATGAAAAAGTGACCACATAAAATAAAGGTACGATAGTGAATGTGTTAATGTAATGTGTCGATAATGTGTTTGAATTAAAAGGAATAGAAAGAAGGAAGTGATCAAAGATTGGGTAAACACATTCATTCCCCTGTAAGTTCATGCCGAATGATGATCGTTATGATATCGATGATGAGGGAAAAAGCCGTAAACTAGCGATAAGATTGAAAATTCTGCAACTTTTTAGTCGGGAAACGAGAGATTTACATGTTGGGTTACATGGTTCTCAGAGGCTTCCCGCGCAGCTTCTTCTTCCTCCAGACCGACGGACTGTGGAAACAACATTAGGACACACCGTCAGTCACAGGCCTCCCGTCTCTACGGATTTCTATTGATTATTTCACACGATAAACTTTCTCTATAGGATGATACTCGATCAATCGACAACTTTCATACGCGAATTTTCAAGCTGCTACAGTTTTATCAAAGCACACTCATTCAAacgattcttttttaaatgtcGTTTCTAATCATCTCGTTTCGGTAAGGTTGCGTTTACTTTGATCAGGGAACCAGTGCATCACAGAAATAGAAAACTGTACGATACTCCAGTACCGAACGAGACAACAGCACATTCATTTAGCATACTTCTCTGTTAACAACGATTGTGATCGAGCAGCTCGCACAAATACGGTGAGATCTGTTTTATACTCTGACAAATCGGGATCGAGCGTGGATCTGTAAAGGTTGACAAAATGATAACTAACCGGGACAAGGAATCTTCACCAGCTGTGCAAACTAATTGTGCAAATCTATCAGAAACTTCATTTCAAAACTAAGGATCAGGTGAATGATCACCGCTACCTAACGTTCATTCTCGATTCCAGAATCCAGAAACCCGAATCCCGATTCCACGATTAAAAAACATATCTTACAGCATCACGTTAAAGAAGCCAGTTTCTTTGCAGACATCGAACATTTACCTGAAGACTGGTGTAACTGGAGTAATTCCGTTTGCCGCCAAACCGGAATCCACGATCGTGATCATGGACGTGTCTGTGCCTAAGAAGAAGAGCCCTCATCACCACCGGTCTGTCCTCCGGTAGTATCAGCTCCTCGATCACCATCTGCTCGACCACTCTGTACGCCAAACCAGGCACATCCTTCTCCTCGAGATCCAGAAGAACCACACCGGTCTCCAAACATCGACGAAGATTCAACAAAGAATGGAAGCTCAAGGAGGCGACGTGGGGCCTGCCCCATCTGTCCGCACCCTCCTCGACATCCTCCTCGTACTTGATCCATCTAGCCGTTTCTCTCCACTCCCGTTCCTCACCCAAACCGTGCAACTCGTCCAGCTGGACGAACACCTCGTGAGGCGAGTGATCGTACATCTTCTTGAAGGTGTCATGGGGTATGCCACCCTCCTTTTTTCGACCGATCTGCACGGTCAAATGAGCCGCCTTGTGACGCCTCATTCCCCGAGGATCGTCGCTTCTGTGCGACTCTAGATCGTCGATGTCCAGCTCCTGCAAAGTGCTCGCTTCTTCCGGTTGCACGCTGACTCTCCTGGTCAACATGCCCGCGCCATCCGGGAGACCCGCTCCCGACCGCTTTCTCCATTGCGGATCCTCCTGCAACGAATACTTCCTCGACTTGTGGTGATGTCTTCTGTAAACAAAAGAATTGCaatattctattatattatCAATCTGAATATTTCTTGACACACGTGGCGGTACTGTTGGCAACAGGCTGTGTTAGGAGTACATTTGTCGTAATCGTTTCGAAGGTTAGCGATTTTGACAGTGGCCCAGACAGACACGGTAGCGAGTCGATTTGACGCGAGGTATTCGACCACGTGCCAGGGAACTGTTTCTGCAATTTCAGTCGAGCTATTTTGTCTGTTCTGTCGTGCAATAAAGTCGGCCGAGCCGTGCTCGTATGAAATTAACGCGTCACGTGTGCTCGCGCTAAGTCGATCGATGAGCATTTCGCGGTGAGTCCAAGAAGTCACGATATTCGTAATGATCGTAAAGATCTTTTTCGACCGCATGCTGTCGAGTTgaagagagaaatttgttgaaaCGAAAGCAGCAACTGCTATCGTTTGGATACGCACAAGTGACAGAGTGTTTCACGTGTCGACACTtgatttaacacgttgaatactGCCGGGGGTCATCGATAACCAGTATCCCGGGCTCGATAACCGAGAGAAAaagcaatttaaaattattattccattACTTACGCCAGGTGGaaagaatatattaaaaaatcaaacGATTGTATCCTGAACAATTGCGATTCACAATGTCATTCAACGTATtaacagaaatagaaaagaaaaaaccttTCAAACCGCCTGAGCCGACCAACGTCCATGGTGTACCGGTCCTGACGATAATCACGACCCAGTGGCAtgattgataaataataatggaaaCAATCGTCGCGTTTGTCACACCGGGATCAAACTAATTAGAAGAGCGCGAAGACAGCGGCCTCGTATAACACAGACTGTTTGATGGGCTCCGCAAAGGCAGCGTGAATCTCTGGCCGAAGGCCATGACATTAGACAGCACTTGCGAACTGCTTCGCAATCTCTTCCGCTAAACAATGTGCAATTATTTAATCCATCTCAAACCACCGCACATCAATTATTCTTATTGTATTAATACGTTTTTTAACAAATCCCATTAAATGAAATATGGATCATGAAGAATAGAACGCGTAGTTTTTGCGTGGGGAGGGATATTTAACGCAATATTGGGAAATTAATGCGatagaaaaatgtttaaaaatatattgtagaaaaataaataaacagaagGAATTACTTGTGCTCGTGTTTCTGATGCCTTCGACACTTGCGATCTTCTTCGTGGGTGGTTCCGGGTGCAGCATCGCTCGTTACATCGTCTTTTTGAAAGGGGGGAAGTTCTTCTTCCTTGATGTTCTCGAATTGTACGCGTGGAGTGCCAACAGTGGGACTTTCGTTGAAACCGGAAGCAGCCCTTTCCGAGATCGGCGCCTCGCCCTCGCTGCCGACCACGTTTTCCGTTTCCTCGGCAGTTTCTTCGTCCACGTCGTGTGCCGTACTAGCGGCATCCATAGCGTCTCCTTCCGGTCCACCGCCATTTCCCGTTTGAACTTGACCGTTCTCTTCTTCCTGCCCGATTTCTGCTGTCGTGGACCCTTCCCTGTAAAACGTCACGAAACATCCGTTTTCCTTTACAACTGTTCCGTTCGCGTTCGTCATTGGAACCTGGTGAATTTCAATTGATTTGGGAATTCGTGAAGGCACACTTACGATGATAGGTGTCGTCGCATAGATCTGGAACGAATGCTTTTCAGGGGCATATGCGGATGAGGGTAACTTCTTTTTCGGTGCTCTGAAAGACACAAAGCATAGAGAGCAATGACAAACTATTAAAACTGTTGAATCGTATTTTGTGGTCGGGGTTAATACTGTagtattatataaaagaaataaataatttcgtaATAATGGAGAAGAAAAACTGATTTACGTTGATTTAcaattttctatgttcggaGCAATGAATTATTATCGTCGTAAATTATCCAGAAATGATGTAGCCTGTTAGTAAAGTCTTAGCACGAAACGAAATGCAAATGAGTCTCTGACAGAGGAAACGCGAAACGAGGCAAAAGAATAATTTGTTGGACGTACGATTGAAGTCGCGATCTCCATAACGTGGTGGTGGTcctcgatctcgatctcgatcggATCCAGCCGATTCGGAAGGCGAGCCAAGTCGGGCTACGTCGAACTTTTCTCCGGTGTCCATCGCGAATACCTTCTCCATCTCCTCGTCGAGTTCCGGTCCCGTTTCCGCGCCATGACCGTCGACCTAATTACAACACACAAGTAACACATTTTAACTACATTTCAATCttctcaatttttttcttctttttattcaatcATCCCGTTTATCCGAGGGTTGGATAGCAATACGAAacggaaattgaataaaaatgaagattaaAATCGTCCCACGCTTTCGTAAAATCATTTCTTCGTAACATACGTATATTCTGAAAAAGGAGAGCGAAGTTATTGAAATGCCAATAAGTAAATTCCCTTTCATTAACTAGTGCACTTCATTTACATTTCACTTCCCATCGCGTCTTCTATTCGTTTGCTATATGCTCGAACCCTTTTACGATAATGGAAGTTAAAACGCGCGTGAAGGTAAGTTGCATTAACGCATAACTAATTCCGTCAGCGTGGTCACTAATGATCACCGACATCGACAAATGGATTGCAAAGTAATCattaatgtttcatatttttttcctaTTTATAATAAAGTTATCATTACATGACTTTCATTTTTGATACGGTACCTTTCAGTTTTTCCTGTTAGAAactaattacaatattatttggAATTTCCTGAATTTATCGCCTGTCTGTTCGCTATCAAgggtaaaaatagaaatttctgaGGTAAATACAAGCTTGAATGCTTCTTCGAAGATACTGAATCACGTGTATGCCATAAGTATAATCATCGTACGTTCCAATAGGGAGTGATAGATTTCTAATTACTTCCAAGCGTTTTGAATATAGTTTCTAGTATACATTGATAAGAGATAAACTGTTTCACTTTCGGTATTATTTTCTTTGATCATTTCGTTGGGAACGTATATGTACGACATGATATTGAATTAGTGTGAAGCCACAATAGGAGACAGACTTTCCAGGAGAAGTTCCAAATAAATAGCAAATAAATTCTTACCCAAGCTTTAACAATcgatttataattattacacaACACACGAGCAAAGGAATTAAACCCATTAAGCTCCTCAGAGTTTTcgaagaatttcaaaaattttcaactttaattCAAAATGTTTGTCAATTGTTTAATTGAACGTCGATCACACAATCAAAGCAAATAGAAGCTCAAACAATCAAATCACAGTATCAAGAAACACACATACACACCAATTTATTGAACACCCTCTTTGGTTGCTTCAGAAGAATCAACGCGCAAATTCCAACAGCTCGAAAGAATCAATTACACCAATATAGAACCTGTCTATTTTATTCTATAAATTCCACGAATTCGAAAGAACCAGTGTACCAATATAGAATCtctatttattcaataaatcttAAGAATCCAAATAATCAGCACACCAGCACAGGATTTCTCAAGGAAGAACCATGTGCCTAATGTGTAAACTTCAAAGGTTCCAAAAGGATCACCTGTACCAAGGCATAATCTGTATTTATCATATAAAATTTCCCAAATTCAAAAGAAGCAATTACACCAATGCGGAGCTTGTAAAATTCAGGTATCCATACTGCATAGAATACCAAATTAAACTAAGGATGATTAACACCAGTGGAGAACTAGTTTATCGCAACAAAGTACTTAGAAGAGACACTGTGTCACCTGGTGATTCGTTCGTAAGGAACGACGTAACCAGCGTAGAACCTTGCCCGACGCCCGTTGAAGGAACGACTTCCCGGAGGAGTTTGCGGCGGCCTCGGGCATGGCATCCCGGGCCGAAGTGACAACCCGGACCGGTCGGTTGGCTCGTGCTAGCTGCTCGAAAACCCAAACTGATGGAGAGGGTTGCGCTGCCACCGCTCGTCGGACAGAGAGGTAGAGATCCCTAGTGGAAGGGGTGGCTCTGACGTAGGGGTTGGAGGGTGAAGCGAAGCTTGAACCGGTCGATATCAACCCCATACGTCGCCAACAGACGGATCCTTCGAAAGGTTACCCTCTTTCAACTAGCTGATCTTCTGATTCCACCGGGATAATCAGTTCCTGCTGGAATTTTTCTAACCCATTACCCATTAACCATCATCGACCCATTGGAAATCTCGGAATATTTTACAGTTACACGTGGAGTTTAATAAAAAGTTTGTAAATAGGTCAATAGGGAACCGACAAGTATTTCTCATTCTCAGCCGCATAACTGTACAACCATGTACAATTTTACCCATTGCTGTAAAGTAGATCATGTTATGTGTACGATGAGGTAGGAAAGGGAGTATATCGAGAACTGTGTTCATCCAATCAAATCATCTTAATGGAGGTTGCGTTACGGAAGAGGTGTGGAGAAAAAGAAGGGAGGAAGGAAGAGTATTACGTGCTGGTCTGTCTGGCGCACTCATCGACAAGGGTAACTAAAAATGGTCCATGTCCTATA
This Osmia lignaria lignaria isolate PbOS001 chromosome 9, iyOsmLign1, whole genome shotgun sequence DNA region includes the following protein-coding sequences:
- the Ae2 gene encoding anion exchange protein Ae2 isoform X3: MPEAAANSSGKSFLQRASGKVLRWLRRSLRTNHQVDGHGAETGPELDEEMEKVFAMDTGEKFDVARLGSPSESAGSDRDRDRGPPPRYGDRDFNQHRKRSYPHPHMPLKSIRSRSMRRHLSSEGSTTAEIGQEEENGQVQTGNGGGPEGDAMDAASTAHDVDEETAEETENVVGSEGEAPISERAASGFNESPTVGTPRVQFENIKEEELPPFQKDDVTSDAAPGTTHEEDRKCRRHQKHEHKRHHHKSRKYSLQEDPQWRKRSGAGLPDGAGMLTRRVSVQPEEASTLQELDIDDLESHRSDDPRGMRRHKAAHLTVQIGRKKEGGIPHDTFKKMYDHSPHEVFVQLDELHGLGEEREWRETARWIKYEEDVEEGADRWGRPHVASLSFHSLLNLRRCLETGVVLLDLEEKDVPGLAYRVVEQMVIEELILPEDRPVVMRALLLRHRHVHDHDRGFRFGGKRNYSSYTSLQNLNDTKPKILSSNLALDTNHTVVDMKEELTFTSSNEDLKRSHNDYILKRIPAGAEATVVLVGAVDFLDQPTIAFVRLAEGAFMPSITEVTIPVRFMFTLLGPRNADLDYHEIGRSIATLMANTSFHKVAYKANERRELLSAINEFLDDSIVLPPGDWERQALLPFNELKAKSEAIRQRKAKALEEKSKPIQSEAAVKKALLAGEEEKKPPDDLDPLRRTKRPFGGLINDIKRRYPYYLSDLTDGLNSSCLAAAIFMYFAALCTAITFGGLMSDKTHNIIGISETLISGSWTGIVMALFSTQPLVIIGTTGPLLLFDESLYNFCLANELEFLTVRVYVGAWMGIIALAIACVEGSVLVRLFTRFTEEIFTGLISILYIVETFIKLYNYFVKNPLLDEYSFIPENNLTSYQEPLNVAEMKVVSPETGDTIVIPLEKPDTLIPAYNAAGLLINQPNTALMCTILCLGTFLGAYYLRIFRNSHYLGRSARRAFGDFGVPISIIVFVLIDYLAKVKTEKLLVPEGLSPTVPGRDWIVSPVGMQKPIPLWMAMACIVPALLVYILVFMETQISELIIDKKERKLRKGNGYHMDIVVVCLMNVGCGLMGAPWCCAASVRSLTHVSAVTVMSRTHAPGDKPHIVEVKEQRVSALLVAILVGVSVLMAPLLRRVPMSVLLGVFLYMGISSTTGVQLFDRVKLFFMPVKHHGTANYVRRVQTYKMHIFTLVQILCLAILWIVKSTRAALAFPFFLILMIPLRAQMSYFFTAAELRALDSKGSEHESTEDEPDFYEEAPLPG
- the Ae2 gene encoding anion exchange protein Ae2 isoform X1, which produces MPEAAANSSGKSFLQRASGKVLRWLRRSLRTNHQVDGHGAETGPELDEEMEKVFAMDTGEKFDVARLGSPSESAGSDRDRDRGPPPRYGDRDFNQHRKRSYPHPHMPLKSIRSRSMRRHLSSEGSTTAEIGQEEENGQVQTGNGGGPEGDAMDAASTAHDVDEETAEETENVVGSEGEAPISERAASGFNESPTVGTPRVQFENIKEEELPPFQKDDVTSDAAPGTTHEEDRKCRRHQKHEHKRHHHKSRKYSLQEDPQWRKRSGAGLPDGAGMLTRRVSVQPEEASTLQELDIDDLESHRSDDPRGMRRHKAAHLTVQIGRKKEGGIPHDTFKKMYDHSPHEVFVQLDELHGLGEEREWRETARWIKYEEDVEEGADRWGRPHVASLSFHSLLNLRRCLETGVVLLDLEEKDVPGLAYRVVEQMVIEELILPEDRPVVMRALLLRHRHVHDHDRGFRFGGKRNYSSYTSLQSVGLEEEEAAREASENHVTQHNLNDTKPKILSSNLALDTNHTVVDMKEELTFTSSNEDLKRSHNDYILKRIPAGAEATVVLVGAVDFLDQPTIAFVRLAEGAFMPSITEVTIPVRFMFTLLGPRNADLDYHEIGRSIATLMANTSFHKVAYKANERRELLSAINEFLDDSIVLPPGDWERQALLPFNELKAKSEAIRQRKAKALEEKSKPIQSEAAVKKALLAGEEEKKPPDDLDPLRRTKRPFGGLINDIKRRYPYYLSDLTDGLNSSCLAAAIFMYFAALCTAITFGGLMSDKTHNIIGISETLISGSWTGIVMALFSTQPLVIIGTTGPLLLFDESLYNFCLANELEFLTVRVYVGAWMGIIALAIACVEGSVLVRLFTRFTEEIFTGLISILYIVETFIKLYNYFVKNPLLDEYSFIPENNLTSYQEPLNVAEMKVVSPETGDTIVIPLEKPDTLIPAYNAAGLLINQPNTALMCTILCLGTFLGAYYLRIFRNSHYLGRSARRAFGDFGVPISIIVFVLIDYLAKVKTEKLLVPEGLSPTVPGRDWIVSPVGMQKPIPLWMAMACIVPALLVYILVFMETQISELIIDKKERKLRKGNGYHMDIVVVCLMNVGCGLMGAPWCCAASVRSLTHVSAVTVMSRTHAPGDKPHIVEVKEQRVSALLVAILVGVSVLMAPLLRRVPMSVLLGVFLYMGISSTTGVQLFDRVKLFFMPVKHHGTANYVRRVQTYKMHIFTLVQILCLAILWIVKSTRAALAFPFFLILMIPLRAQMSYFFTAAELRALDSKGSEHESTEDEPDFYEEAPLPG
- the Ae2 gene encoding anion exchange protein Ae2 isoform X4, whose protein sequence is MENTRRKLSFLGFGKRVSVDGHGAETGPELDEEMEKVFAMDTGEKFDVARLGSPSESAGSDRDRDRGPPPRYGDRDFNQHRKRSYPHPHMPLKSIRSRSMRRHLSSEGSTTAEIGQEEENGQVQTGNGGGPEGDAMDAASTAHDVDEETAEETENVVGSEGEAPISERAASGFNESPTVGTPRVQFENIKEEELPPFQKDDVTSDAAPGTTHEEDRKCRRHQKHEHKRHHHKSRKYSLQEDPQWRKRSGAGLPDGAGMLTRRVSVQPEEASTLQELDIDDLESHRSDDPRGMRRHKAAHLTVQIGRKKEGGIPHDTFKKMYDHSPHEVFVQLDELHGLGEEREWRETARWIKYEEDVEEGADRWGRPHVASLSFHSLLNLRRCLETGVVLLDLEEKDVPGLAYRVVEQMVIEELILPEDRPVVMRALLLRHRHVHDHDRGFRFGGKRNYSSYTSLQSVGLEEEEAAREASENHVTQHNLNDTKPKILSSNLALDTNHTVVDMKEELTFTSSNEDLKRSHNDYILKRIPAGAEATVVLVGAVDFLDQPTIAFVRLAEGAFMPSITEVTIPVRFMFTLLGPRNADLDYHEIGRSIATLMANTSFHKVAYKANERRELLSAINEFLDDSIVLPPGDWERQALLPFNELKAKSEAIRQRKAKALEEKSKPIQSEAAVKKALLAGEEEKKPPDDLDPLRRTKRPFGGLINDIKRRYPYYLSDLTDGLNSSCLAAAIFMYFAALCTAITFGGLMSDKTHNIIGISETLISGSWTGIVMALFSTQPLVIIGTTGPLLLFDESLYNFCLANELEFLTVRVYVGAWMGIIALAIACVEGSVLVRLFTRFTEEIFTGLISILYIVETFIKLYNYFVKNPLLDEYSFIPENNLTSYQEPLNVAEMKVVSPETGDTIVIPLEKPDTLIPAYNAAGLLINQPNTALMCTILCLGTFLGAYYLRIFRNSHYLGRSARRAFGDFGVPISIIVFVLIDYLAKVKTEKLLVPEGLSPTVPGRDWIVSPVGMQKPIPLWMAMACIVPALLVYILVFMETQISELIIDKKERKLRKGNGYHMDIVVVCLMNVGCGLMGAPWCCAASVRSLTHVSAVTVMSRTHAPGDKPHIVEVKEQRVSALLVAILVGVSVLMAPLLRRVPMSVLLGVFLYMGISSTTGVQLFDRVKLFFMPVKHHGTANYVRRVQTYKMHIFTLVQILCLAILWIVKSTRAALAFPFFLILMIPLRAQMSYFFTAAELRALDSKGSEHESTEDEPDFYEEAPLPG
- the Ae2 gene encoding anion exchange protein Ae2 isoform X5, whose translation is MENTRRKLSFLGFGKRVSVDGHGAETGPELDEEMEKVFAMDTGEKFDVARLGSPSESAGSDRDRDRGPPPRYGDRDFNQHRKRSYPHPHMPLKSIRSRSMRRHLSSEGSTTAEIGQEEENGQVQTGNGGGPEGDAMDAASTAHDVDEETAEETENVVGSEGEAPISERAASGFNESPTVGTPRVQFENIKEEELPPFQKDDVTSDAAPGTTHEEDRKCRRHQKHEHKRHHHKSRKYSLQEDPQWRKRSGAGLPDGAGMLTRRVSVQPEEASTLQELDIDDLESHRSDDPRGMRRHKAAHLTVQIGRKKEGGIPHDTFKKMYDHSPHEVFVQLDELHGLGEEREWRETARWIKYEEDVEEGADRWGRPHVASLSFHSLLNLRRCLETGVVLLDLEEKDVPGLAYRVVEQMVIEELILPEDRPVVMRALLLRHRHVHDHDRGFRFGGKRNYSSYTSLQSVGLEEEEAAREASENHNLNDTKPKILSSNLALDTNHTVVDMKEELTFTSSNEDLKRSHNDYILKRIPAGAEATVVLVGAVDFLDQPTIAFVRLAEGAFMPSITEVTIPVRFMFTLLGPRNADLDYHEIGRSIATLMANTSFHKVAYKANERRELLSAINEFLDDSIVLPPGDWERQALLPFNELKAKSEAIRQRKAKALEEKSKPIQSEAAVKKALLAGEEEKKPPDDLDPLRRTKRPFGGLINDIKRRYPYYLSDLTDGLNSSCLAAAIFMYFAALCTAITFGGLMSDKTHNIIGISETLISGSWTGIVMALFSTQPLVIIGTTGPLLLFDESLYNFCLANELEFLTVRVYVGAWMGIIALAIACVEGSVLVRLFTRFTEEIFTGLISILYIVETFIKLYNYFVKNPLLDEYSFIPENNLTSYQEPLNVAEMKVVSPETGDTIVIPLEKPDTLIPAYNAAGLLINQPNTALMCTILCLGTFLGAYYLRIFRNSHYLGRSARRAFGDFGVPISIIVFVLIDYLAKVKTEKLLVPEGLSPTVPGRDWIVSPVGMQKPIPLWMAMACIVPALLVYILVFMETQISELIIDKKERKLRKGNGYHMDIVVVCLMNVGCGLMGAPWCCAASVRSLTHVSAVTVMSRTHAPGDKPHIVEVKEQRVSALLVAILVGVSVLMAPLLRRVPMSVLLGVFLYMGISSTTGVQLFDRVKLFFMPVKHHGTANYVRRVQTYKMHIFTLVQILCLAILWIVKSTRAALAFPFFLILMIPLRAQMSYFFTAAELRALDSKGSEHESTEDEPDFYEEAPLPG
- the Ae2 gene encoding anion exchange protein Ae2 isoform X2, with the translated sequence MPEAAANSSGKSFLQRASGKVLRWLRRSLRTNHQVDGHGAETGPELDEEMEKVFAMDTGEKFDVARLGSPSESAGSDRDRDRGPPPRYGDRDFNQHRKRSYPHPHMPLKSIRSRSMRRHLSSEGSTTAEIGQEEENGQVQTGNGGGPEGDAMDAASTAHDVDEETAEETENVVGSEGEAPISERAASGFNESPTVGTPRVQFENIKEEELPPFQKDDVTSDAAPGTTHEEDRKCRRHQKHEHKRHHHKSRKYSLQEDPQWRKRSGAGLPDGAGMLTRRVSVQPEEASTLQELDIDDLESHRSDDPRGMRRHKAAHLTVQIGRKKEGGIPHDTFKKMYDHSPHEVFVQLDELHGLGEEREWRETARWIKYEEDVEEGADRWGRPHVASLSFHSLLNLRRCLETGVVLLDLEEKDVPGLAYRVVEQMVIEELILPEDRPVVMRALLLRHRHVHDHDRGFRFGGKRNYSSYTSLQSVGLEEEEAAREASENHNLNDTKPKILSSNLALDTNHTVVDMKEELTFTSSNEDLKRSHNDYILKRIPAGAEATVVLVGAVDFLDQPTIAFVRLAEGAFMPSITEVTIPVRFMFTLLGPRNADLDYHEIGRSIATLMANTSFHKVAYKANERRELLSAINEFLDDSIVLPPGDWERQALLPFNELKAKSEAIRQRKAKALEEKSKPIQSEAAVKKALLAGEEEKKPPDDLDPLRRTKRPFGGLINDIKRRYPYYLSDLTDGLNSSCLAAAIFMYFAALCTAITFGGLMSDKTHNIIGISETLISGSWTGIVMALFSTQPLVIIGTTGPLLLFDESLYNFCLANELEFLTVRVYVGAWMGIIALAIACVEGSVLVRLFTRFTEEIFTGLISILYIVETFIKLYNYFVKNPLLDEYSFIPENNLTSYQEPLNVAEMKVVSPETGDTIVIPLEKPDTLIPAYNAAGLLINQPNTALMCTILCLGTFLGAYYLRIFRNSHYLGRSARRAFGDFGVPISIIVFVLIDYLAKVKTEKLLVPEGLSPTVPGRDWIVSPVGMQKPIPLWMAMACIVPALLVYILVFMETQISELIIDKKERKLRKGNGYHMDIVVVCLMNVGCGLMGAPWCCAASVRSLTHVSAVTVMSRTHAPGDKPHIVEVKEQRVSALLVAILVGVSVLMAPLLRRVPMSVLLGVFLYMGISSTTGVQLFDRVKLFFMPVKHHGTANYVRRVQTYKMHIFTLVQILCLAILWIVKSTRAALAFPFFLILMIPLRAQMSYFFTAAELRALDSKGSEHESTEDEPDFYEEAPLPG